From the Pomacea canaliculata isolate SZHN2017 linkage group LG4, ASM307304v1, whole genome shotgun sequence genome, one window contains:
- the LOC112562993 gene encoding sodium-dependent phosphate transporter 1-like, producing MIPEEWLWIVVVGFIVSFILAFGIGANDVANSFGTSVGAKVLTLVQACILATIFEILGAVLIGYRVSDTIRKGIIDVQPYNGTERLLLLGNLSALSGSCIWLLLATFLRLPVSATHSIVGATIGFTLVAKGSQGVGWMKLGLIVASWFISPISSGIVSVLLFLLIQKLVLKKVNQLDIGLFLLPFFYSATIFINVFSVFHDGSTLLQFDKIPIYGVVILSVGISIITGVIVRVFVVPWQRKKITAKLEEDARAEDHVTPDKTEENCALTESDLRDVDVVVVDCKQNGNAKDHAEEKGLLDKIEKEMAQNGQTQSYSSVSYATTNESTEFKAGASSVDVNERLIPNGKATEKQKGSGLKDTEEKLKAREEIQDKPETAHLFSFLQVLTAVFGSFAHGGNDVSNAIGPLVGLWIIAQEQSVAQKAPTPIWVLVYGGVGISVGLWVWGRRVIKTMGEDLSKITPTSGFCIEVGAALTVLVASNIGLPISTTHCKVGSIVFVGRLRSHDNVDWLLFRNIFIAWLVTLPASGAFSAALMAIFKYAI from the exons ATGATTCCCGAAGAATGGCTGTGGATTGTCGTCGTGGGTTTCATCGTGTCCTTCATCCTGGCCTTCGGTATAGGTGCCAACGACGTGGCCAACTCCTTTGGGACCTCCGTTGGCGCGAAGGTGCTCACTCTCGTGCAGGCGTGCATCCTGGCCACCATTTTTGAAATTCTTGGAGCTGTGTTGATAG GATACAGAGTGTCCGACACTATTCGCAAGGGGATCATCGATGTTCAGCCCTACAACGGCACGGAGCGACTGTTGTTGCTTGGTAACCTGTCGGCTCTTTCAG GGTCTTGCATCTGGTTGTTGTTAGCAACCTTTCTCCGACTACCCGTGTCCGCCACCCACAGTATTGTTGGTGCCACCATCGGCTTCACTCTCGTGGCCAAGGGTTCTCAGGGTGTTGGGTGGATGAAACTTGGCCTGATAG tggCTTCCTGGTTCATTTCTCCTATTTCTTCAGGGATCGTCTCAGTTTTGCTATTTCTCCTCATCCAGAAGCTTGTGCTGAAAAAG GTCAATCAGCTGGACATCGGTTTGTTTCTGCTGCCATTTTTCTACTCTGCTACCATCTTCATCAATGTTTTCTCCGTATTTCATGACGGGTCGACGT TACTGCAGTTCGACAAGATTCCTATCTACGGCGTCGTCATCCTTTCTGTTGGCATCAGTATTATCACCGGCGTCATCGTCAGAGTCTTTGTCGTTCCCTGGCAACGAAAGAAAATTACAG CAAAACTCGAGGAGGATGCCCGGGCCGAGGATCACGTGACTCCGGACAAAACCGAGGAGAACTGCGCACTGACTGAGAGTGATCTTCGTGATGTcgatgtcgtcgtcgtcgactgCAAGCAGAACGGCAACGCCAAAG ACCACGCAGAGGAGAAAGGACTCCTTGACAAGATTGAGAAAGAAATG GCACAAAATGGTCAGACGCAGTCATACAGCAGTGTCAGCTATGCCACAACCAATGAATCCACCGAATTTAAGGCCGGAG CTTCTAGTGTCGATGTTAATGAACGATTAATACCGAACGGTAAAGCGACAGAAAAGCAGAAAGGCAGTGGGCTTAAAGACACTGAAGAG aaactgaAAGCTCGAGAGGAAATCCAAGACAAACCAGAAACGGCccatcttttctcctttcttcaagTTCTCACCGCTGTCTTTGGATCTTTTGCACATGGCGGAAATGACGTAAG CAACGCCATCGGACCCCTCGTAGGCTTGTGGATCATCGCACAAGAACAGAGTGTAGCGCAGAAAGCGCCCACCCCTATCTGGGTCTTGGTCTACGGAGGCGTTGGAATTTCTGTAGGACTGTGGGTGTGGGGAAGGCGAGTGATCAAGACGATGGGAGAGGACTTGTCTAAAATCACGCCGACAAG CGGCTTCTGCATCGAAGTGGGAGCAGCGCTAACGGTCCTCGTCGCCTCCAACATCGGCCTCCCCATCTCCACCACCCACTGCAAAGTCGGATCCATCGTCTTCGTCGGTCGCCTGCGCTCCCACGACAACGTCGACTGGTTGCTGTTCCGCAACATCTTCATCGCCTGGCTCGTCACCTTGCCCGCCTCTGGAGCCTTCAGCGCCGCCCTCATGGCCATATTCAAATATGCTATCTAG